Proteins encoded together in one Microbacterium oxydans window:
- a CDS encoding serine hydrolase, protein MNRVTVDELLAVRTPEQPALSPDGARIAFVLRTTDRDGDRDTRALWQVPATGGDPAPLTHATADSTPVWSPDGTQLAFLRAQDGPAQIWLLPTAGGEARGLTTLPLGAGAPAWSPDGERIAFTAPVDSAALPGETAETILARRSAPASTDRLGYKADGAGNLGTLVQQLHVLDVASGKVTALTHGRSHASDPFWSPDGTLLAYSTSVEDDADLTMRIPVFVRSSTDPNSEAVRVSAADVQATAVGWTPDGRHVVAAGRLDTEVGNADILLFPVDGGEPRNITGSLDRNVMPGGPGYPGGMPQFTAGGDLVFCLRDNGYTHVYRVAQDGTGATALVDGTANVSGLSVAGSSAAIVLATPESFGDVAFLDLAGGTTRVLTDDGTPDLDLIPAEERRFTISDGTVITGWLRRDPAATGPLPLLLDIHGGPHNSWNGAADLIHPYHQVLARRGWAILTLNPRGSDGYGDAFFSAVTGGWGVNDANDFLEPLDQLVAEGIADPTRLTVTGYSYGGFMTCFLTSRDDRFAAAVGGGVVTDLLSMGGTSDFGHYLSAKENGGLPWRDAERISAQSPFTRVDRVTTPTLILQGAADERCPVGQAEQWFTALRERDVPTRLVLYPGGSHLFLLSGPPSHRADYSQRVIDWVEQYAPPAGKPVRARLDARHWQQRLSALAEAHKVPGATLGMLRLGEEPVYAHHGILNVRTGIETTDDSVFQIGSMGKVWTTTAIMRLVDQGVLDLDAPVVSYVPEFSSSDPEITRTVTLRHLLNHTSGIDGDVFTDTGRGDETLEKYVALLDGVAQNHPLGATMSYCNSGFSLAGRVIEKVTGTTWDQAMRDLVFTPLGLTHSSTLPEEAIMFRAASGHTVVDEDGPHLAPAWMLPRSMGPAGLINSTTADVLAFARMHLAGGLAADGTRVLSEAAVARMQEREVDMPDPYTLGDAWGVGWILFDWDGHRLIGHDGNTIGQASFLRILPEEGLAVTLLTNGGNTHDLYVELFGEIFRELAALELPAGLTPPEEPFTDDFSEFEGVYDRSGVRTEIFRDEDGLRMRTTLNGPLAAMLPDPVQEHPLVPVRPGEFVMRPEGEQAWHAVIFYSLPGGERYLHHGVRAAPKVS, encoded by the coding sequence GGCAGGTGCCGGCCACCGGCGGCGACCCCGCCCCGCTCACGCACGCGACGGCCGACTCCACCCCGGTGTGGAGCCCCGACGGCACCCAGCTGGCGTTCCTGCGTGCGCAGGACGGCCCCGCGCAGATCTGGCTCCTCCCGACGGCGGGCGGCGAGGCGCGCGGTCTCACGACCCTTCCGCTCGGCGCGGGCGCTCCGGCCTGGAGCCCCGACGGCGAGCGCATCGCCTTCACGGCCCCGGTCGACAGCGCGGCGCTTCCCGGCGAGACCGCGGAGACCATCCTCGCCCGACGCTCGGCGCCGGCCAGCACCGACCGCCTGGGCTACAAGGCGGACGGCGCGGGCAACCTCGGAACGCTCGTGCAGCAGCTGCATGTGCTCGACGTCGCCTCCGGGAAGGTCACGGCGCTCACCCACGGGCGCTCCCACGCCTCCGACCCGTTCTGGTCGCCGGACGGCACACTCCTGGCCTATTCCACGAGCGTCGAGGACGACGCGGACCTGACCATGCGGATCCCCGTGTTCGTGCGCTCCTCCACCGACCCGAACAGCGAGGCGGTGCGGGTGAGCGCCGCCGACGTGCAGGCGACGGCCGTGGGCTGGACGCCGGACGGCCGCCATGTCGTCGCCGCCGGACGCCTCGACACGGAGGTCGGCAACGCCGACATCCTGCTGTTCCCGGTCGACGGCGGCGAACCGCGGAACATCACGGGGAGCCTCGACCGCAACGTCATGCCGGGCGGTCCCGGCTATCCCGGTGGCATGCCGCAGTTCACGGCCGGCGGGGACCTCGTGTTCTGCCTCCGCGACAACGGCTACACGCACGTGTACCGCGTGGCGCAGGACGGCACGGGCGCCACGGCGCTCGTGGACGGCACCGCGAACGTGTCGGGGCTGTCAGTGGCGGGATCCTCCGCCGCCATCGTGCTCGCGACACCGGAATCGTTCGGCGATGTCGCGTTCCTCGACCTCGCCGGCGGCACGACACGGGTGCTCACCGACGACGGCACGCCCGACCTCGACCTCATCCCCGCCGAGGAGCGTCGCTTCACGATCTCGGACGGCACGGTCATCACGGGATGGCTGCGCCGCGACCCCGCTGCCACGGGCCCGCTGCCCCTGCTGCTCGACATCCACGGCGGTCCGCACAACTCCTGGAACGGCGCCGCCGACCTCATCCACCCGTACCACCAGGTGCTCGCGCGCCGCGGCTGGGCGATCCTCACCCTGAACCCCCGGGGCAGCGACGGCTACGGCGACGCGTTCTTCTCCGCCGTGACCGGCGGCTGGGGCGTCAACGACGCGAACGACTTCCTCGAGCCGCTCGACCAGCTCGTGGCCGAGGGCATCGCCGACCCGACGCGGCTGACCGTCACCGGCTACAGCTACGGCGGATTCATGACCTGCTTCCTCACCTCGCGCGACGACCGCTTCGCCGCGGCCGTGGGCGGAGGCGTGGTCACCGATCTCCTCTCGATGGGCGGCACCTCCGACTTCGGGCACTACCTCTCGGCGAAGGAGAACGGCGGACTCCCCTGGCGCGATGCGGAGCGCATCTCGGCGCAGTCGCCGTTCACCCGGGTCGACCGGGTCACCACCCCGACGCTGATCCTGCAGGGTGCGGCGGATGAGCGCTGCCCCGTCGGTCAGGCCGAGCAGTGGTTCACGGCGCTGCGCGAGCGCGACGTGCCCACGCGTCTGGTCCTGTATCCCGGTGGCTCGCACCTGTTCCTGCTCTCCGGCCCTCCGTCGCACCGCGCCGACTACTCGCAGCGCGTGATCGACTGGGTCGAGCAGTACGCCCCGCCGGCCGGGAAGCCGGTGCGCGCGCGCCTCGACGCGCGGCACTGGCAGCAGCGACTGAGCGCGCTGGCCGAGGCGCACAAGGTCCCGGGCGCGACCCTCGGCATGCTCCGCCTCGGCGAGGAACCGGTATATGCGCATCACGGCATACTCAACGTCCGCACGGGCATCGAGACCACCGACGACTCGGTGTTCCAGATCGGCTCGATGGGCAAGGTGTGGACGACGACCGCGATCATGCGCCTCGTCGATCAGGGCGTCCTCGACCTCGATGCCCCGGTCGTCTCATACGTGCCGGAGTTCTCGTCCTCCGACCCGGAGATCACCCGGACCGTGACGCTGCGTCACCTCCTGAATCACACCAGTGGGATCGACGGCGACGTCTTCACCGACACCGGCCGCGGCGACGAGACACTCGAGAAGTACGTCGCGCTCCTGGACGGCGTCGCGCAGAACCACCCGCTCGGTGCGACGATGTCGTACTGCAACTCCGGATTCTCGCTGGCCGGGCGCGTGATCGAGAAGGTCACCGGAACGACCTGGGACCAGGCCATGCGCGACCTCGTGTTCACGCCCCTCGGACTCACTCACTCCTCGACCCTCCCGGAGGAGGCGATCATGTTCCGGGCGGCCAGCGGGCACACCGTGGTCGACGAAGATGGTCCGCACCTCGCACCCGCCTGGATGCTCCCGCGATCGATGGGCCCGGCCGGACTCATCAACTCCACCACCGCCGACGTGCTCGCCTTCGCCCGCATGCACCTGGCAGGCGGACTGGCCGCCGATGGGACGCGCGTGCTGTCCGAGGCCGCCGTGGCGCGGATGCAGGAGCGTGAGGTGGACATGCCCGACCCGTACACGCTCGGAGACGCGTGGGGCGTGGGCTGGATCCTGTTCGACTGGGACGGCCACCGCCTCATCGGGCACGACGGGAACACGATCGGGCAGGCGTCGTTCCTGCGCATCCTCCCCGAGGAGGGCCTCGCGGTGACGCTGCTGACCAACGGCGGCAACACCCACGATCTCTACGTCGAGCTGTTCGGGGAGATCTTCCGCGAGCTGGCGGCGCTGGAGCTGCCGGCCGGCCTCACTCCGCCCGAGGAGCCGTTCACCGATGACTTCTCCGAGTTCGAGGGCGTCTACGACCGCTCGGGCGTGCGCACCGAGATCTTCCGTGACGAGGACGGGCTGCGCATGCGCACGACCCTGAACGGACCGCTCGCCGCCATGCTCCCCGACCCGGTGCAGGAGCATCCGCTGGTGCCCGTGCGTCCCGGCGAGTTCGTGATGCGTCCGGAGGGCGAGCAGGCCTGGCATGCCGTGATCTTCTACTCCCTGCCCGGCGGCGAGCGCTATCTGCACCACGGCGTCCGCGCGGCGCCGAAGGTGTCCTGA
- a CDS encoding M20 family metallopeptidase: MTVQADVDLDLILADIETLVSCESPSDDLDAVARSAEVVAALGERLLGVAPERIVIDGRTHLRWRFGEPTVLLLGHHDTVWPLGSLLRLPFRIEDGVLRGPGCFDMKTGVVMALHAVASLPDRTGVSILITGDEELGSPSSRALIEREARGCAAVFVLEAAAEGGAVKIARKGVSLYRVHVVGLAAHAGLEPERGVNAAVEAAHLLLAVAELGDAAAGTSVTPTLVRAGSTTNTVPAAAEFAVDARVRTVAEQDRVDAALRALPVTLPGADVRVEGGPNRRPMEPESSAGLFAQAVAIAEKAGLTPFDGVAVGGASDGNFTAGLGVPTLDGLGAVGGGAHADDEHVLVAMIPERLLLLQELVAGALTGHGTSAGGRA, from the coding sequence ATGACCGTGCAGGCGGACGTGGATCTCGATCTGATCCTCGCCGACATCGAGACCCTCGTCTCCTGCGAGTCGCCCTCCGACGACCTCGATGCCGTCGCCCGCAGCGCGGAGGTCGTCGCCGCCCTCGGTGAGCGCCTGCTGGGCGTCGCGCCGGAGCGCATCGTGATCGACGGCCGCACCCACCTGCGCTGGCGGTTCGGCGAGCCGACCGTGCTGCTGCTCGGTCACCACGACACGGTGTGGCCGCTCGGTTCGCTGCTGCGGCTCCCGTTCCGTATCGAGGACGGCGTGCTCCGCGGTCCCGGGTGCTTCGACATGAAGACCGGGGTGGTGATGGCCCTGCACGCCGTGGCGTCGCTGCCGGACCGCACGGGCGTCAGCATCCTGATCACGGGCGACGAGGAGCTCGGCTCCCCCAGCTCGCGCGCGCTGATCGAGCGGGAGGCACGCGGCTGCGCCGCCGTGTTCGTCCTGGAGGCCGCGGCCGAGGGCGGTGCCGTGAAGATCGCGCGCAAAGGCGTCTCGCTCTATCGCGTGCACGTCGTGGGGCTCGCCGCCCATGCGGGACTGGAGCCGGAGCGCGGTGTGAACGCCGCGGTGGAGGCCGCGCACCTGCTCCTGGCGGTCGCCGAACTCGGTGACGCGGCCGCGGGGACCAGCGTGACACCGACGCTCGTGCGCGCCGGCAGCACCACGAACACCGTGCCCGCCGCCGCCGAGTTCGCGGTCGATGCGCGGGTGCGCACCGTCGCGGAGCAGGACCGGGTGGATGCCGCGCTGCGCGCACTCCCGGTGACGCTGCCCGGAGCAGACGTGCGCGTCGAGGGCGGCCCCAACCGCCGCCCGATGGAGCCCGAATCCTCGGCGGGACTGTTCGCGCAGGCCGTCGCGATCGCCGAGAAGGCCGGTCTGACGCCGTTCGACGGTGTCGCGGTCGGCGGGGCGTCGGACGGCAACTTCACCGCGGGTCTCGGCGTGCCGACCCTCGACGGCCTGGGCGCCGTGGGGGGCGGGGCGCACGCCGACGATGAGCATGTGCTCGTCGCGATGATCCCGGAGCGCCTCCTGCTGCTGCAGGAACTGGTCGCCGGGGCACTGACCGGACACGGAACATCGGCCGGAGGAAGGGCATGA
- a CDS encoding GNAT family N-acetyltransferase, with translation MSMTDATAYSASPEEAADAASAAASRAGVEIRLLGDVDEFTRVADLFQSIWTKQGEASPVNVETLRALSKAGSYVGGAFEHDELVGACFGFFAAPDQRALHSHIAGVSARMRGRSVGFALKVHQRAWALEEGLDEISWTFDPLISRNAHFNLVKLAATPTSYHRNFYGHMADALNGADDTDRMLVTWYVRDPRVVAACHGEPASAGEHDAAPLLSVGEDLGPLRHRTDARLVRVALPRDIESLRLAEPARATAWRLALRETLGSALEGGGRVLSFDRSGAYTIDRGEQG, from the coding sequence ATGAGCATGACGGATGCCACGGCGTACAGCGCCTCGCCGGAGGAGGCCGCCGACGCCGCGAGCGCCGCCGCCTCCCGAGCCGGGGTCGAGATCCGCCTGCTCGGCGACGTGGACGAGTTCACCCGCGTCGCCGACCTGTTCCAGAGCATCTGGACCAAGCAGGGCGAGGCCTCCCCCGTGAACGTCGAGACGCTGCGCGCCCTGTCGAAAGCCGGAAGCTACGTGGGCGGCGCGTTCGAGCACGACGAGCTGGTCGGGGCCTGCTTCGGATTCTTCGCGGCTCCGGATCAGCGCGCCCTGCACAGCCACATCGCCGGTGTCTCGGCGCGGATGCGCGGTCGCAGCGTCGGCTTCGCGCTCAAGGTGCATCAGCGTGCCTGGGCGCTGGAGGAGGGACTCGACGAGATCTCGTGGACGTTCGATCCGCTGATCAGCCGCAATGCCCACTTCAACCTCGTGAAGCTGGCCGCGACGCCGACGTCGTACCACCGCAACTTCTACGGGCACATGGCCGATGCGCTCAACGGCGCGGACGACACCGATCGGATGCTGGTGACCTGGTACGTGCGGGATCCGCGCGTCGTCGCCGCCTGCCACGGGGAACCTGCATCCGCGGGCGAACACGATGCCGCACCCCTGCTCAGCGTGGGCGAGGACCTCGGGCCGCTCCGGCACCGCACCGACGCCCGACTCGTGCGGGTGGCGCTGCCGCGGGACATCGAGTCCCTGCGCCTCGCCGAGCCCGCCCGGGCGACCGCGTGGCGCCTGGCCCTGCGGGAGACACTCGGATCCGCGCTGGAGGGCGGAGGGCGCGTGCTCTCCTTCGACCGCTCCGGCGCGTACACCATCGACAGAGGAGAACAGGGATGA
- the menC gene encoding o-succinylbenzoate synthase, producing MKLTGFELRVIEMPLVSPFRTSFGVQTVREALIVRAVTDEAEGWGEGVAMNDPLYSSEYVEASVDVITRFLLPALAQGKDLDAAGVAPALAKFKGHRMSKAAVELAVLDAELRAAGVPLSRELGAVRDRVDCGVSVGIMDSIPELLDAVGGYLDEGYVRIKLKIEPGWDIDPVRAVRERFGDDVLLQVDANTAYHRGDARHLAKLDPFDLLLIEQPLDEEDLLGHAQLAKAITTPVCLDESIVSARAAADAIALGACSIVNIKPGRVGGYLEARRIHDVCVANDIPVWCGGMLETGIGRAANVALAALPGFTLPGDTSGSGRYYARDITEPFVVEDGTLTVPTGPGIGVTPDADALDAVTVRTEWITF from the coding sequence ATGAAGCTCACCGGATTCGAGCTGCGTGTGATCGAGATGCCGCTGGTGTCGCCGTTCCGCACGTCGTTCGGCGTGCAGACCGTACGCGAGGCGCTGATCGTGCGCGCCGTCACCGACGAGGCCGAGGGCTGGGGCGAGGGCGTCGCGATGAACGACCCGCTGTACTCCTCCGAGTACGTCGAGGCGAGCGTGGACGTCATCACCCGGTTCCTGCTGCCCGCGCTCGCGCAGGGGAAGGATCTCGACGCCGCCGGTGTCGCTCCGGCCCTCGCGAAGTTCAAGGGGCATCGCATGTCGAAGGCCGCCGTCGAGCTGGCCGTGCTCGACGCCGAGCTGCGCGCCGCGGGGGTCCCGCTCTCGCGTGAGCTCGGCGCCGTGCGCGACCGTGTCGACTGCGGTGTCTCGGTCGGCATCATGGACTCGATCCCCGAGCTGCTGGACGCGGTCGGCGGCTACCTCGACGAGGGGTACGTGCGCATCAAGCTCAAGATCGAGCCGGGGTGGGACATCGACCCCGTGCGCGCCGTGCGCGAACGCTTCGGCGACGACGTGCTGCTGCAGGTCGACGCGAACACCGCGTACCATCGCGGCGACGCCCGACACCTCGCCAAGCTCGACCCGTTCGACCTGCTCCTGATCGAGCAGCCGCTCGACGAGGAGGACCTGCTCGGTCACGCGCAGCTGGCGAAGGCCATCACGACACCCGTGTGCCTGGATGAGTCGATCGTGTCGGCCCGGGCCGCCGCCGACGCCATCGCGCTGGGGGCGTGCTCGATCGTGAACATCAAGCCGGGACGCGTCGGCGGGTACCTCGAAGCCCGTCGCATCCACGACGTGTGCGTCGCCAACGACATCCCGGTCTGGTGCGGCGGGATGCTGGAGACCGGGATCGGACGCGCGGCGAACGTCGCCCTGGCCGCTCTCCCCGGCTTCACGCTCCCCGGTGACACCTCCGGCTCGGGGCGCTACTACGCCCGCGACATCACCGAACCGTTCGTGGTGGAGGACGGCACGCTCACGGTGCCGACGGGTCCGGGCATCGGCGTGACCCCGGATGCCGACGCGCTCGACGCCGTCACGGTGCGCACCGAGTGGATCACGTTCTGA
- a CDS encoding helix-turn-helix domain-containing protein, whose protein sequence is MSVTTRPRASLGRVIEDLGNTLLEVVSGAADDDAEIETVVIHDVLDDAMPMRGALVLGVGLSDPDEIAELLHTLATQQATALVLRAPVRTEQPFRDAAEATGIPVLALTRGASWAQLAAMLRSLIAEGDVGEQGATTLGGMPSGDLFALANAIATLLNAPVTIEDRNSRVVAFSGRQHEADPARIETVLGRQVPERFARQLEERGVFQELYRSADPIDVGPVHNTEGLPSFPRVALAVRAGDEILGSIWAAVQEPLSPDRVRALKDSAGLVALHMLRLRAGADVERRLRADLLATILEGGPGAADATARLRLSDHRCVVLALSAAEDSDDEPSAGARGIAERQRIADAFAVHLGAVYLRSAVAVIGNVVYAVVGIRPEQGEAESGAGHSDADSRAARVATDFLGRLGATSEIRIGVGTVADDAAGIPSSRANADRALRVVRQAPGREPVARFTAVQMEALLVELGDLVRARGDQPTGPVAQLLAQDRERGTHLVETLRAWLDAFGDVAVAAGRVYTHPNTFRYRLRRLSEISGLDLTDPEARFSAMVQLRLLVPGD, encoded by the coding sequence ATGTCCGTGACGACCAGGCCCCGCGCCAGCCTCGGCCGGGTCATCGAAGACCTCGGCAACACCCTGCTCGAGGTGGTGAGCGGTGCGGCCGACGACGACGCCGAGATCGAGACGGTCGTCATCCACGACGTGCTCGATGACGCGATGCCGATGCGCGGGGCACTCGTGCTCGGTGTCGGGCTGAGCGATCCCGACGAGATCGCCGAGCTCCTGCACACCCTCGCCACCCAGCAGGCGACCGCCCTCGTGCTGCGCGCACCCGTGCGCACCGAGCAGCCGTTCCGTGATGCGGCCGAGGCCACCGGCATCCCGGTCCTCGCCCTGACTCGCGGCGCGTCCTGGGCGCAGCTGGCGGCCATGCTGCGGTCGCTCATCGCGGAGGGCGATGTCGGCGAGCAGGGGGCGACGACTCTCGGCGGCATGCCCTCGGGCGATCTGTTCGCCCTCGCCAATGCCATCGCGACCCTGCTGAACGCACCGGTGACGATCGAGGATCGCAACTCCCGCGTCGTCGCCTTCTCCGGGCGGCAGCATGAGGCCGATCCCGCGCGCATCGAGACCGTGCTCGGCCGACAGGTGCCCGAGCGCTTCGCCCGACAGCTGGAGGAGCGCGGGGTCTTCCAGGAGCTGTACCGCAGCGCGGATCCGATCGACGTCGGTCCGGTGCACAACACCGAGGGGCTGCCCTCCTTCCCGCGCGTCGCCCTGGCCGTGCGCGCCGGTGACGAGATCCTCGGGTCGATCTGGGCCGCGGTCCAGGAGCCCCTCTCCCCCGACCGCGTGCGCGCGCTGAAGGACTCCGCCGGGCTGGTGGCCCTGCACATGCTGCGGCTGCGCGCCGGCGCCGACGTCGAGCGGCGCCTGCGGGCCGACCTGCTCGCGACGATCCTCGAGGGCGGGCCCGGGGCGGCGGACGCCACGGCCCGACTGCGCCTGAGCGACCACCGCTGCGTCGTGCTCGCCCTGTCCGCCGCGGAGGACAGCGACGACGAGCCCTCCGCCGGTGCTCGCGGCATCGCCGAGCGGCAGCGCATCGCCGACGCCTTCGCCGTGCACCTCGGCGCCGTCTACCTGCGCTCCGCGGTCGCCGTGATCGGCAACGTCGTGTACGCCGTCGTCGGCATCCGTCCGGAGCAGGGCGAGGCCGAGTCCGGAGCGGGGCACAGCGACGCCGACAGCCGTGCCGCGCGTGTCGCGACCGACTTCCTCGGCCGCCTCGGGGCGACCAGCGAGATCCGCATCGGCGTCGGCACCGTGGCGGACGATGCGGCCGGCATCCCCTCGTCCCGGGCGAACGCCGACCGTGCGCTCCGTGTGGTCCGCCAGGCGCCGGGGCGGGAGCCCGTCGCCCGGTTCACGGCGGTGCAGATGGAGGCGCTGCTGGTCGAGCTCGGCGACCTCGTCCGGGCGCGGGGCGACCAGCCGACCGGTCCCGTCGCGCAGCTGCTGGCACAGGACCGGGAGCGGGGCACGCACCTGGTCGAGACGCTGCGGGCCTGGCTCGACGCGTTCGGGGACGTGGCGGTGGCGGCGGGACGCGTGTACACCCACCCCAACACGTTCCGATACCGCCTGCGCCGGCTGTCGGAGATCAGCGGACTCGACCTCACCGATCCGGAGGCGCGGTTCTCGGCCATGGTGCAGCTGCGCCTGCTCGTCCCCGGCGACTGA
- a CDS encoding Lrp/AsnC family transcriptional regulator, with protein MANLDETDRRILTVLDGDPRRPVALIAQDLGLARGTVHARLDRLESGGYLRAHSSRILPQALGRGVAASILVELDQHKITAAIDALSRVPEVLECFAPAGDTDLLLRVVAKDPDDLYRVAEVVRLCPGILRTSTSLFLREVIPYRVSALLNAE; from the coding sequence ATGGCCAACCTCGACGAGACCGACCGGAGGATCCTCACGGTCCTCGACGGCGACCCCCGCCGACCCGTCGCGCTGATCGCCCAGGATCTGGGCCTCGCCCGCGGCACCGTGCACGCGCGCCTCGACCGCCTCGAGTCCGGCGGATACCTGCGCGCGCACAGCTCGCGCATCCTCCCGCAGGCACTGGGCCGAGGTGTTGCGGCCTCGATCCTCGTCGAGCTCGATCAGCACAAGATCACCGCCGCGATCGATGCGCTCAGCCGCGTTCCCGAGGTGCTGGAGTGCTTCGCGCCGGCCGGCGACACCGACCTGCTGCTGCGCGTCGTCGCGAAGGACCCCGACGACCTCTACCGCGTCGCCGAGGTGGTCCGCCTGTGCCCCGGCATCCTGCGCACCTCGACGAGCCTGTTCCTGCGCGAGGTGATCCCCTACCGCGTGAGCGCACTCCTGAACGCGGAGTGA
- a CDS encoding RNA polymerase sigma factor, with protein sequence MNASIRTQKLLTAALRESNGDILRYLQRRVGPVDAPDLFGETLLIAWRRVDDLPENPLETRMWLFGLARGTLQNHARGERRRAALADRIRAHMPRVSDTPAADEGDEVRDALSRLRPELAEIVQLVHWDGFRIGEAAEIVGVPAATARSRYARAKQELRAALGALA encoded by the coding sequence GTGAACGCGTCCATCCGCACACAGAAGCTCCTGACCGCGGCGCTGCGGGAGTCCAACGGCGACATCCTTCGCTATCTGCAGCGCCGCGTCGGACCCGTCGACGCTCCCGACCTGTTCGGCGAGACGCTCCTGATCGCGTGGCGCCGCGTCGACGACCTGCCCGAGAATCCGCTCGAGACGCGGATGTGGCTGTTCGGACTCGCCCGAGGCACGCTGCAGAACCACGCGCGGGGCGAGCGTCGGCGCGCGGCCCTGGCCGACCGGATCCGTGCCCACATGCCGCGGGTGTCGGACACCCCCGCGGCCGACGAGGGCGACGAGGTGCGCGACGCGCTCAGCCGCCTCCGCCCGGAGCTCGCGGAGATCGTCCAGCTCGTGCATTGGGACGGGTTCCGGATCGGAGAGGCCGCCGAGATCGTCGGCGTTCCCGCCGCGACGGCACGCTCGCGCTACGCCCGCGCCAAGCAGGAGTTGCGGGCGGCACTCGGCGCGCTCGCCTGA
- a CDS encoding 4-(cytidine 5'-diphospho)-2-C-methyl-D-erythritol kinase — protein MSHAAFTDSVHVRAPGKINVFLGVGGRHDDGYHALATVFQAVSLYEDVIARPADDFSVTVSGVEDIGSVPLDDRNLAMRAAKLLAVAADHRGGVALEIRKSVPVAGGMGGGSADAAAALVACDALWGTGLSPARLHDLAARLGADVPFALHGGTAVGTGRGDQLNPALARGRFDWILVPSDQGLSTPVVYERLDLLREEEGALADDPPLSLDVPIPVLQALRSGDPVQLAETLFNDLQAAALYERPDLAQTIAQGVAAGALQGIVSGSGPTVALLCPDPETAQDVQSSLRETGLDPLHVHGPVPGARIIG, from the coding sequence ATGAGCCATGCCGCGTTCACCGACTCCGTGCACGTGCGCGCCCCGGGGAAGATCAACGTCTTCCTCGGGGTCGGCGGGCGGCACGACGACGGCTATCACGCGCTGGCCACGGTCTTCCAGGCGGTGTCCCTCTACGAGGACGTGATCGCGCGCCCGGCCGACGACTTCTCCGTGACCGTCTCCGGGGTGGAGGACATCGGCTCGGTCCCGCTCGATGATCGCAACCTCGCGATGCGCGCGGCCAAGCTGCTCGCGGTGGCCGCCGACCACCGGGGCGGCGTCGCGCTCGAGATCCGCAAGAGCGTCCCCGTGGCGGGCGGCATGGGCGGAGGGTCGGCGGATGCCGCGGCCGCCCTGGTCGCCTGCGACGCGCTGTGGGGGACGGGCCTCTCGCCGGCGCGCCTGCACGACCTCGCCGCGCGCCTCGGCGCCGATGTGCCGTTCGCGCTGCACGGCGGCACGGCGGTCGGCACCGGCCGCGGGGATCAGCTCAACCCGGCGCTCGCGCGGGGGCGCTTCGACTGGATCCTCGTGCCCAGCGATCAGGGCCTGTCGACGCCCGTGGTCTACGAGCGCCTCGACCTGCTGCGCGAGGAGGAGGGCGCCCTCGCCGACGACCCGCCGCTGTCGCTCGACGTGCCGATCCCGGTGCTGCAGGCGCTCCGGTCGGGCGACCCGGTGCAGCTCGCGGAGACGCTGTTCAACGACCTGCAGGCCGCGGCCCTGTACGAGCGGCCCGACCTCGCCCAGACGATCGCCCAGGGCGTCGCTGCCGGCGCGCTCCAGGGCATCGTCTCCGGTTCCGGCCCCACGGTGGCGCTGCTGTGTCCCGACCCCGAGACGGCGCAGGACGTGCAGTCCTCGCTGCGGGAGACCGGACTCGACCCGCTGCACGTGCACGGTCCCGTCCCCGGCGCCCGCATCATCGGCTGA